The proteins below come from a single Sphingomicrobium sediminis genomic window:
- a CDS encoding DUF1330 domain-containing protein encodes MPTYLEPTEASATAFFMLGIKGPVVMLNLLRFREVADYSDLPDLAPDTPISGAEAYDRYMAHTAPFLLEAGGKLLFDGEGGRYFIGPEAEHWDRVLLVEQASPEAFMAFAQNKAYLSGIGHRSAALADSRLLPIVPQGV; translated from the coding sequence ATGCCGACTTATCTCGAACCCACCGAAGCGTCCGCGACTGCATTTTTTATGCTGGGCATCAAGGGGCCGGTGGTTATGCTCAATCTTCTGCGCTTTCGCGAGGTGGCGGACTATTCGGACCTTCCGGACCTTGCGCCCGACACGCCTATTTCGGGTGCCGAGGCCTATGACCGCTATATGGCGCACACAGCGCCATTCCTGCTCGAAGCCGGCGGCAAGCTCCTCTTCGACGGCGAGGGCGGTAGGTATTTCATCGGTCCCGAGGCAGAGCACTGGGATCGCGTCCTGCTGGTGGAGCAGGCCTCGCCGGAAGCCTTCATGGCCTTCGCGCAGAACAAGGCCTATCTTTCCGGTATTGGGCATCGCAGTGCGGCGCTGGCGGATTCCCGGCTGCTGCCGATAGTGCCGCAAGGGGTATAA
- a CDS encoding DUF924 family protein, whose protein sequence is MASNAFSAEDSEIRALAQQVIDYWFDEVGEDRWWKKDAELDKKIKERWGDLRKSVIAAEGKVWREGPKRALAAIIMLDQFSRHINRGKAKAFEADRMARQLTRRAIAKGWDLRLPKDQRFFVYMPLMHSEELSDQEQSVALFDAMHEEGHDRFAHLHRQQIVDFGRFPGRNKALGRESTPEEVIMLEGGGAF, encoded by the coding sequence GTGGCGAGCAATGCCTTCAGTGCCGAAGACAGCGAAATCCGTGCGCTAGCCCAACAGGTCATCGACTATTGGTTCGACGAAGTCGGCGAAGATCGGTGGTGGAAGAAGGATGCCGAGCTCGACAAGAAGATCAAGGAGCGCTGGGGCGATTTGCGCAAGTCGGTGATCGCCGCCGAGGGGAAGGTATGGCGCGAGGGGCCCAAGCGTGCACTCGCCGCGATCATCATGCTCGACCAGTTCAGCCGCCATATCAATCGCGGCAAGGCCAAGGCATTCGAGGCCGACCGCATGGCCCGCCAGCTGACCCGCCGCGCCATCGCCAAAGGCTGGGACCTGCGCCTGCCTAAGGACCAGCGCTTCTTCGTCTACATGCCGCTGATGCACAGCGAGGAATTGAGCGACCAGGAGCAGAGCGTGGCCCTGTTCGATGCGATGCACGAGGAAGGCCATGACCGCTTCGCCCACCTGCACCGCCAGCAGATCGTCGACTTCGGCCGCTTCCCGGGCCGCAACAAGGCGCTGGGGCGAGAGAGTACGCCAGAAGAGGTAATCATGCTGGAAGGCGGCGGCGCGTTCTGA
- the dapF gene encoding diaminopimelate epimerase — protein sequence MATTFHKMHGLGNDFVIFDAREADVPLDAARVRLLADRHRGIGCDQLIRLSPSDKADLLMDIWNADGGEAEACGNAARCVAALTGAKTIDSAGGLLEAEAGDDSVSITLPPPRFQWDEIPIADPMDTAPVPMAWDVLEGADAVNVGNPHLVFFVDDADAVALGEIGPQIEHDPAFPERINVNVAEVRDGRLKLRTFERGAGLTEACGTGACASAVAAIRRKLLASPVAVDMPGGSLTIHWAPGDPIVMQGAATHVFTGEVDLEALR from the coding sequence ATGGCAACCACCTTTCACAAGATGCACGGGCTGGGCAATGACTTTGTCATTTTCGATGCCCGCGAGGCCGATGTACCGCTCGATGCGGCACGGGTGCGGCTGCTTGCCGACCGGCATCGCGGGATCGGTTGCGACCAGCTCATCCGGCTGTCGCCGTCGGACAAGGCCGACCTGCTTATGGACATCTGGAATGCAGATGGCGGCGAGGCCGAAGCTTGCGGCAATGCCGCGCGCTGTGTCGCGGCGCTCACGGGCGCCAAGACGATCGACAGTGCCGGCGGCCTGCTCGAGGCGGAAGCCGGAGACGACAGCGTCAGCATCACCTTGCCCCCGCCGCGCTTCCAGTGGGACGAGATCCCGATTGCCGACCCGATGGACACCGCACCGGTGCCGATGGCCTGGGATGTGTTGGAAGGCGCCGATGCGGTCAATGTCGGCAATCCGCACCTCGTTTTCTTCGTTGACGACGCCGACGCCGTGGCGCTCGGTGAAATCGGGCCGCAAATCGAGCACGACCCGGCCTTCCCCGAACGCATCAACGTCAATGTCGCGGAAGTGCGCGACGGCCGCCTTAAACTGCGCACCTTTGAGCGCGGCGCCGGCCTCACCGAAGCCTGCGGCACCGGCGCCTGTGCGAGTGCAGTCGCCGCGATCCGGCGCAAGCTGCTCGCCTCGCCTGTCGCTGTCGACATGCCGGGCGGTTCGCTCACCATCCATTGGGCACCCGGAGACCCGATCGTGATGCAGGGCGCGGCGACGCACGTCTTTACTGGAGAGGTCGATCTCGAGGCGCTCCGATGA
- the mtaB gene encoding tRNA (N(6)-L-threonylcarbamoyladenosine(37)-C(2))-methylthiotransferase MtaB, translating into MSVETITLGCRLNMAESATMKRRLEAAGHRGDTIIVNSCAVTHEAVRQTRQAIRKAKRNAPEAKVVVTGCAAQIEPDTFRAMPEVDALIGNANKLDVAQIANAAKDLPGDVMTAPAPPVAAGFGNKVRSFVAVQTGCDHRCTFCTIPYGRGNSRSLAYDEVRRAVASELDRGAREIVITGVDITSYDDDGRKLGEMLQKLLVDEPRLQRLRLSSLDSIEMDGALYELLSGDERLLPHFHLSLQAGDDMILKRMKRRHSRAQAVAIVERLKAARPETTIGADIIAGFPTESEEMFFNSLKLIDDCDIIAAHVFPYSPRDKTPAARMPQLDRSVIKDRAARLRAKAFEHRMAWLRSMVGTTQGALIENNAKGHTDTFAPITVEGGKRGAYVMATITDANEKGLTGVIE; encoded by the coding sequence ATGAGCGTTGAGACCATTACCCTGGGCTGTCGCCTCAACATGGCGGAGAGCGCGACGATGAAGCGTCGCTTGGAGGCCGCAGGGCATCGCGGCGACACGATCATCGTCAATAGCTGCGCGGTGACGCATGAAGCGGTGCGCCAGACGCGCCAGGCGATCCGCAAGGCCAAGCGCAATGCACCCGAAGCCAAGGTCGTCGTGACCGGCTGCGCGGCACAGATCGAGCCCGACACGTTCCGCGCCATGCCCGAGGTGGACGCGCTGATCGGCAATGCGAACAAGCTGGACGTGGCGCAAATCGCCAATGCAGCCAAGGATTTGCCCGGTGACGTCATGACGGCACCCGCACCGCCGGTCGCTGCCGGCTTTGGCAACAAAGTGCGCAGCTTCGTTGCGGTCCAGACCGGATGCGATCATCGCTGCACCTTCTGCACCATCCCCTATGGCCGCGGGAATAGCCGCAGCCTTGCCTATGACGAGGTCCGCCGCGCCGTCGCCAGCGAGCTCGACCGGGGCGCGCGCGAGATTGTCATCACCGGTGTCGACATTACCAGCTATGACGATGACGGCCGCAAATTGGGGGAAATGCTCCAGAAACTGTTGGTCGACGAGCCGCGCCTCCAGCGCCTGCGCCTCTCCAGCCTCGACTCCATCGAGATGGATGGCGCGCTGTATGAATTGCTCAGCGGTGACGAGCGCCTGCTGCCCCACTTCCACCTTTCGCTACAGGCGGGAGACGACATGATCCTCAAGCGCATGAAGCGCCGCCACAGCCGCGCCCAGGCCGTCGCCATCGTGGAGCGCCTCAAGGCCGCCCGTCCCGAGACGACCATCGGCGCGGATATCATTGCCGGTTTTCCCACCGAGTCTGAAGAGATGTTCTTCAACTCCCTGAAACTCATCGATGATTGTGACATCATTGCTGCGCATGTCTTCCCGTACAGCCCGCGCGACAAGACGCCCGCCGCGCGCATGCCGCAGCTCGACCGGAGCGTGATCAAGGACCGTGCGGCACGCCTGCGTGCCAAGGCTTTCGAGCATCGCATGGCCTGGCTGCGCTCCATGGTCGGCACGACCCAAGGCGCGCTTATCGAGAATAACGCCAAGGGCCATACCGATACTTTCGCGCCGATCACGGTTGAAGGCGGTAAGCGCGGCGCCTACGTCATGGCGACCATCACGGATGCGAACGAGAAAGGGCTGACGGGGGTGATTGAATGA
- the ftsY gene encoding signal recognition particle-docking protein FtsY, with the protein MSWLDRLTGGFRKTADRVGENLTGLTSKQALDTATLDDIEEALIASDLGPEASKRIREAIAARKFEQLDERGLREILAEEIEAILAPVAKPLDIYGFPRPHVILVIGVNGSGKTTTIGKLGHWIMEQDYGVLLAAGDTFRAAAIEQLKIWGERIHAPVIAGPEGGDPASIVFDGVKQATATGEDVLIVDTAGRLQNKSYLMDELAKIRRVLGKLNEEAPHDVILVLDATTGQNAINQIEVFQEVAHVTGLVMTKLDGTARGGVMVAAAEKFGLPIHAIGVGEGVDDLRPFDPRAVARAIAGLPPA; encoded by the coding sequence ATGAGTTGGCTCGACCGGTTGACCGGGGGATTTCGCAAGACCGCAGACCGCGTCGGCGAGAATCTTACCGGCCTCACCTCCAAACAGGCGCTCGATACAGCGACCCTCGACGATATCGAGGAAGCGCTGATCGCGTCCGACCTCGGCCCTGAAGCCTCAAAGCGCATCCGCGAGGCCATCGCGGCTCGCAAGTTCGAGCAATTGGACGAGCGGGGCTTGCGCGAAATCCTTGCCGAAGAGATCGAAGCCATCCTCGCACCGGTCGCCAAGCCGCTGGATATTTATGGTTTCCCGCGGCCCCACGTTATCCTCGTCATCGGGGTCAACGGTTCGGGCAAGACCACGACGATCGGCAAACTCGGCCATTGGATCATGGAGCAGGATTATGGCGTCCTGCTTGCCGCTGGCGACACGTTCCGCGCCGCCGCGATCGAACAACTCAAAATCTGGGGCGAACGCATCCATGCGCCCGTCATTGCCGGGCCCGAGGGCGGTGATCCCGCCTCGATCGTCTTCGACGGCGTGAAACAGGCGACTGCCACCGGTGAGGACGTTCTCATCGTCGACACGGCAGGCCGCCTCCAGAACAAGAGCTACCTGATGGACGAATTAGCGAAAATCCGCCGCGTTCTAGGGAAATTGAACGAGGAAGCGCCGCATGACGTCATCCTCGTCCTCGACGCGACCACCGGCCAGAATGCGATCAACCAGATCGAGGTCTTCCAGGAGGTCGCGCATGTGACCGGCCTCGTCATGACCAAGCTGGACGGCACCGCCCGCGGCGGCGTGATGGTCGCGGCGGCCGAGAAGTTCGGCCTGCCCATCCACGCCATCGGCGTCGGCGAAGGCGTCGATGACCTGCGTCCGTTCGATCCCCGCGCGGTCGCCCGCGCTATTGCAGGCCTGCCCCCCGCATGA
- a CDS encoding septation protein A yields the protein MSEVHPGPGIEDDKPKLGAGKQLLLDLGPLVIFFLVNKFSPGDELQRLLVATGAFMVSMIVAMIISYTAVKHVTRIQMLSLVMVVGFGAITIALGDPKWIKMKPTAFYLLAGGILAWGWMTSRPLLKWLLGAAYPGLNDLGWIKLSRNWAIFFAVMACLNEVVWRNSSTDFWIGFKIWGFLPLTFLFAASQMPMLMKHGLTLEEPEKDKG from the coding sequence ATGAGCGAAGTCCATCCCGGTCCCGGCATAGAGGACGACAAGCCCAAATTGGGCGCCGGCAAGCAATTGCTGCTCGACCTCGGCCCGCTGGTCATCTTCTTCCTGGTCAACAAGTTTTCGCCCGGCGACGAATTGCAGCGTCTGCTCGTCGCGACGGGCGCCTTCATGGTTTCGATGATCGTAGCCATGATCATCAGCTACACTGCGGTGAAGCACGTCACCCGCATCCAGATGCTTTCGCTGGTCATGGTCGTCGGGTTCGGAGCGATCACGATTGCCTTGGGCGATCCCAAGTGGATCAAGATGAAACCGACCGCTTTCTACCTGCTTGCGGGCGGCATTCTGGCATGGGGATGGATGACGTCACGTCCGCTGTTGAAATGGTTACTGGGCGCCGCTTATCCCGGCCTCAACGACCTTGGATGGATCAAGCTTTCCCGGAATTGGGCCATTTTCTTTGCAGTGATGGCATGCCTCAATGAAGTCGTCTGGCGCAACAGTTCGACCGATTTCTGGATCGGGTTCAAGATTTGGGGCTTCCTCCCCCTCACCTTCCTCTTCGCCGCCAGCCAGATGCCGATGCTGATGAAACACGGCCTGACGCTGGAAGAACCCGAAAAGGACAAGGGCTGA
- a CDS encoding ABC transporter ATP-binding protein — protein MMRVIEIAGLEKAYKGGTKALKGVDLTIEKGEIFALLGPNGAGKTTLISIVCGIVTKTGGSVSVYGHDIETAYRAARDHIGLVPQELTTDAFETVWDTVAFSRGLFGKPRNDAYLEDLLKRLTLWDKREARMMELSGGMKRRVMIAKALAHEPDILFLDEPTAGVDVELRRDMWELVRKLQSDGTTIILTTHYIEEAEEMADRVGVIRDGELVALGEKNELMAQMGRRTLTIFLEQPLKALPTALEGRDIDLSDDGGELAYHFDSNAAENGIPQLMRQLDELGIGWRDLTTRQSSLEDIFVSLVHAGDAK, from the coding sequence CTGATGCGGGTCATCGAGATTGCGGGACTGGAGAAGGCCTATAAAGGCGGCACCAAAGCCTTGAAGGGCGTCGACCTGACGATCGAGAAGGGCGAGATCTTCGCGCTGCTGGGGCCCAATGGCGCCGGCAAGACGACGCTCATCTCGATCGTCTGCGGCATTGTCACCAAGACCGGCGGCAGCGTCAGCGTCTATGGCCACGATATTGAGACCGCCTATCGCGCCGCGCGCGACCATATCGGCCTCGTCCCGCAGGAGTTGACCACCGACGCCTTCGAAACGGTGTGGGACACGGTCGCTTTCTCGCGCGGCTTGTTTGGTAAACCGCGCAATGACGCCTATCTCGAAGATCTGCTCAAGCGCCTGACTCTTTGGGACAAACGCGAAGCGCGGATGATGGAGCTGTCGGGCGGCATGAAGCGCCGCGTCATGATCGCCAAGGCACTGGCCCACGAACCTGACATCCTTTTCCTCGATGAGCCAACAGCGGGCGTCGACGTCGAACTCCGCCGCGACATGTGGGAATTGGTGCGCAAGCTCCAGTCCGACGGCACGACCATTATTCTCACCACCCACTATATCGAGGAAGCCGAGGAGATGGCCGACCGCGTCGGCGTGATCCGCGATGGCGAGCTCGTGGCGCTGGGTGAAAAGAATGAGCTGATGGCGCAAATGGGCCGCCGCACCCTCACCATCTTCCTAGAACAGCCGCTCAAGGCCCTGCCGACAGCGCTTGAGGGCCGCGACATCGATCTTTCCGACGATGGCGGCGAGCTCGCTTATCATTTCGACAGCAATGCCGCCGAAAATGGTATCCCGCAGCTGATGCGCCAGCTGGATGAGCTTGGTATCGGATGGCGCGACCTTACGACGCGGCAATCCAGCCTGGAGGATATCTTCGTCAGCCTCGTCCATGCAGGAGATGCGAAATGA
- a CDS encoding ABC transporter permease: MNLRGVLAIYKFEMARAKRTIWQSLAAPLITTALFLLVFGAAIGDRMGEIEGVNFGGFIVPGLVLLSVLQQSLSNASFGIYFPKFTGTIYEILSAPLSPVETVISYVGAAASKSVILALVTMAAAHLFVDYSIDRPFLMLLFLVLIAVGFCLWGFLIGLLANNFEQLQAAPLLIITPLTFLGGIFYSIATLPDPWRTLSLFNPIVYLVSGYRWTFNGVADVPIWSSWLAMGLTIAIPLTAIAWIFKTGHRLKQ; encoded by the coding sequence ATGAACCTGCGCGGCGTCCTGGCGATCTACAAGTTCGAAATGGCGCGCGCCAAGCGCACTATCTGGCAGAGCCTTGCCGCACCGCTCATCACGACAGCTTTGTTCCTGCTCGTTTTCGGTGCGGCCATCGGCGACCGCATGGGCGAGATTGAAGGCGTCAATTTCGGCGGCTTCATCGTGCCCGGCCTGGTCCTGCTCTCGGTCCTGCAGCAAAGCTTGTCCAATGCCTCATTCGGCATTTATTTTCCGAAGTTTACGGGCACCATCTACGAAATACTCTCAGCACCGCTATCGCCTGTAGAGACGGTCATTTCCTATGTCGGCGCGGCGGCCAGCAAGTCGGTCATCCTCGCGCTCGTCACTATGGCCGCGGCCCATCTCTTCGTGGACTATTCGATCGACCGCCCATTCCTGATGCTGCTCTTCTTGGTGCTCATCGCCGTCGGCTTTTGTTTGTGGGGTTTTCTCATCGGGCTGCTCGCCAACAATTTCGAGCAGCTGCAGGCCGCGCCCCTGCTGATCATCACCCCGCTCACCTTCCTGGGCGGCATTTTCTACTCGATCGCAACCCTGCCCGATCCGTGGCGCACGCTCAGCCTGTTCAACCCGATCGTCTACTTGGTGTCGGGCTATCGCTGGACGTTCAATGGGGTGGCGGACGTGCCGATCTGGTCGAGCTGGCTCGCCATGGGGCTGACCATCGCGATTCCGCTCACTGCCATCGCCTGGATCTTCAAGACCGGGCATCGTCTCAAGCAATAG
- a CDS encoding superoxide dismutase — MAFELPDLPFAKDALGDHMSAETLDYHHGKHHNAYVQKTNGMLGEKGLEGANLTTVIKRAHEAGDKGLFNNSAQIWNHTFFWHGLAPEGSTKPSEKLQAMIDSDFGSTDKLLEALQNESANHFASGWGWLILNNGKLEVTSLHDADTPVAHGMTPLFTVDVWEHAYYIDYRNARPDYLKSVLHNIVNWDFVSENLDGHGTQRADQLG; from the coding sequence ATGGCCTTTGAACTTCCCGACCTGCCTTTCGCCAAGGACGCGCTGGGCGATCACATGTCGGCGGAAACGCTCGATTATCACCATGGCAAGCATCACAATGCCTATGTCCAGAAAACCAATGGCATGCTGGGCGAGAAAGGCCTGGAAGGCGCCAACCTCACCACGGTCATCAAGCGTGCGCACGAGGCGGGCGACAAGGGCCTGTTCAACAATTCGGCGCAGATCTGGAACCATACCTTCTTCTGGCATGGCCTTGCGCCCGAAGGCTCGACCAAGCCTTCGGAAAAACTGCAGGCGATGATCGACAGCGACTTCGGTTCGACCGACAAGCTCCTAGAAGCGCTGCAGAATGAGAGCGCCAATCACTTCGCGTCGGGTTGGGGTTGGCTCATCCTCAACAATGGCAAGCTTGAGGTGACCTCGCTGCACGACGCCGATACGCCGGTCGCGCATGGCATGACCCCGCTCTTCACCGTCGATGTCTGGGAGCACGCTTATTACATCGACTATCGCAATGCGCGCCCCGACTATCTGAAGAGCGTGCTGCACAACATCGTTAACTGGGATTTCGTCAGCGAAAACCTGGACGGCCACGGGACGCAGCGCGCCGACCAGCTCGGCTAG
- the pspF gene encoding phage shock protein operon transcriptional activator codes for MERANQFVGQSLAFLDAVERASRAAPLDRPVLVIGERGTGKELIAERLHRLSTRWSGPLVTMNCAALPENLIEAELFGHEAGSFTGASKTRAGRFEEADGGTLFLDELATLSSAAQDRLLRTVEYGEVTRIGASKPISVDVRIVAATNEHLPSLVAKGKFRADLLDRLSFEVVTLPPLRAREGDIALLAEHFGRRMAVELDWPNWPGFDKKAIARLEKYGWPGNVRELRNVVERAVYRAEDPERPVSTINFDPFKSPWALMQGGGGGTATAGDVAAPVEQVAGEEVSTVEEAAAQAVTAAPPTDDFKAAVTEYEKALISDALERARYNQRATAEALGLSYDQLRHAMKRLKLNADPKS; via the coding sequence ATGGAGCGGGCAAATCAATTTGTCGGGCAGTCGCTGGCCTTTCTCGATGCGGTCGAACGCGCCTCGCGCGCGGCACCGCTCGACCGTCCTGTATTGGTGATCGGAGAGCGCGGTACCGGCAAGGAACTCATTGCCGAGCGCTTGCATCGCCTGTCGACCCGTTGGTCCGGGCCGCTGGTGACGATGAACTGCGCGGCGCTTCCCGAAAACCTGATCGAGGCTGAGTTGTTCGGCCATGAGGCCGGCAGCTTCACCGGTGCCTCGAAAACCCGCGCCGGCCGCTTCGAGGAAGCCGATGGCGGCACGCTCTTTCTCGACGAACTGGCGACGCTGTCCTCGGCTGCGCAGGATCGGCTGCTTCGCACTGTCGAATATGGCGAGGTCACGCGTATCGGTGCGTCGAAGCCCATCAGCGTGGACGTGCGCATCGTAGCGGCAACCAACGAGCATCTTCCGAGCCTCGTCGCCAAGGGTAAATTTCGCGCCGACCTTCTCGATCGCCTGTCGTTCGAGGTGGTGACGCTGCCGCCGCTTCGCGCTCGCGAGGGGGACATAGCGCTACTGGCCGAACATTTCGGGCGGCGCATGGCGGTCGAGCTCGATTGGCCCAACTGGCCCGGCTTCGACAAAAAGGCGATTGCCCGCCTCGAAAAATATGGCTGGCCCGGCAATGTGCGCGAGCTTCGCAACGTCGTCGAACGCGCCGTCTATCGCGCCGAAGATCCCGAGCGCCCCGTTTCCACGATCAACTTCGATCCGTTCAAATCGCCCTGGGCCCTGATGCAGGGCGGCGGTGGTGGCACTGCCACGGCCGGCGATGTTGCGGCACCGGTTGAGCAGGTGGCTGGCGAAGAGGTTTCAACCGTGGAAGAGGCCGCGGCGCAGGCAGTGACTGCGGCGCCGCCGACAGACGATTTCAAGGCTGCGGTAACCGAATATGAAAAGGCTCTGATCAGCGATGCGCTGGAGCGCGCGCGTTACAATCAGCGCGCGACCGCCGAAGCGCTGGGCCTCAGCTACGATCAGCTGCGCCACGCGATGAAGCGCCTCAAGCTCAACGCTGACCCCAAAAGCTGA
- the pspA gene encoding phage shock protein PspA codes for MAIFSRVRDIFAANMTELLDRAEDPARMIRMIILEMEETLVEVRASAARSIADGKEMRRALTRLEKLQDSWTEKAELALSKDREDLAKQALIERQKAADMADGLREEIDQIDETLKTYEADIAKLQAKLREARSRQNAIANRLESAMTRAKARELLNGERTNDAFSRFESLERRADLAEGQADALGLSGPKSLEEEIAELKSSEKVDAELEAMKAALKKKSS; via the coding sequence ATGGCTATCTTTTCCCGTGTCAGGGACATTTTTGCGGCCAACATGACCGAACTTCTGGACCGCGCCGAAGATCCGGCGCGCATGATCCGGATGATCATTCTCGAGATGGAAGAAACCCTCGTCGAGGTTCGTGCCTCCGCCGCCCGCTCGATTGCCGACGGCAAGGAAATGCGCCGCGCCCTCACCCGCCTCGAAAAGCTGCAGGACAGCTGGACCGAGAAGGCTGAACTCGCACTGAGCAAGGACCGCGAGGATCTCGCCAAGCAGGCGCTGATCGAGCGCCAGAAAGCGGCCGACATGGCCGACGGCCTGCGCGAGGAAATCGACCAGATCGACGAAACGCTGAAAACCTACGAGGCCGACATCGCCAAATTGCAGGCCAAGCTGCGCGAGGCACGCTCGCGCCAGAATGCCATCGCCAACCGGCTGGAAAGCGCAATGACGCGGGCCAAGGCGCGCGAACTGCTCAATGGCGAGCGCACCAACGATGCATTCTCGCGCTTCGAAAGCCTTGAACGCCGCGCCGACCTTGCCGAAGGCCAGGCCGATGCGCTGGGCCTGTCCGGCCCCAAGAGCCTCGAAGAAGAAATTGCCGAGTTGAAATCGTCCGAAAAGGTCGATGCCGAACTCGAGGCCATGAAGGCCGCACTGAAAAAGAAAAGCAGCTAA
- the pspB gene encoding envelope stress response membrane protein PspB → MGDEFIGFFAIFAIFIGLPWLIFHYVTKWKSQTSLTEPDERLLDELHDLARRLDDRIQTIERIMSAEDPDWKRRSIAYNPVDDRDESLLGRADDLLAEHEALLSRRKEK, encoded by the coding sequence ATGGGTGACGAATTCATTGGTTTTTTCGCTATTTTCGCGATCTTCATCGGCCTGCCTTGGCTGATCTTCCACTATGTGACGAAGTGGAAATCCCAGACCAGCCTTACCGAACCTGACGAGCGCCTGCTCGACGAACTGCACGATCTCGCGCGCCGTCTCGACGATCGCATCCAGACGATCGAGCGGATCATGAGCGCCGAGGACCCGGACTGGAAGCGCCGTTCGATCGCCTACAATCCGGTAGACGATCGCGATGAAAGCCTGCTCGGCCGCGCTGACGATCTGCTCGCCGAACATGAAGCGCTCCTCTCGCGCCGCAAGGAGAAGTGA
- the pspC gene encoding envelope stress response membrane protein PspC → MMANEPRQTKFYKDKRNGQIMGVCAGLADYTGVDVTLMRIMVAFAIFMSGGSALLLYLIAGIVAQNRPADLTYSDEEDEKFWRGVRVSPKKSARRINSQFRELDRRLADIESYVTNENRVLARQIDELR, encoded by the coding sequence ATGATGGCCAACGAACCTCGCCAAACCAAATTCTACAAGGACAAGCGCAACGGTCAGATCATGGGCGTGTGCGCGGGCCTCGCCGACTATACCGGCGTCGACGTCACGCTGATGCGGATCATGGTCGCCTTCGCCATCTTCATGTCGGGCGGCAGCGCGCTATTGCTCTATCTCATCGCGGGGATCGTTGCACAGAATCGGCCCGCCGACCTCACCTATAGCGACGAGGAAGACGAGAAGTTCTGGCGCGGTGTGCGCGTCTCGCCGAAGAAATCGGCCCGCCGCATCAACTCGCAATTTCGCGAACTCGATCGTCGCCTGGCCGATATCGAGAGTTATGTGACCAACGAAAACCGCGTTCTGGCTCGCCAGATCGACGAGCTTCGCTAG
- a CDS encoding phage tail protein, whose translation MIKLTAISAAVAVAFTLATPQQAHAGPDPFLGEIMEFGGNFCPRGWTVADGKLLAIAQNQALFSLLGTMYGGDGRTTFAVPDLDRQTRRGDDDRPRRRAQPITCIATQGIFPSRS comes from the coding sequence ATGATCAAACTGACTGCTATTTCCGCCGCAGTTGCCGTGGCTTTCACGCTGGCGACACCGCAACAAGCCCATGCCGGTCCCGATCCCTTCTTGGGGGAAATCATGGAGTTCGGAGGCAATTTCTGTCCGCGTGGTTGGACCGTGGCCGACGGCAAGCTTCTGGCGATTGCGCAGAACCAGGCGCTATTTTCGCTCTTGGGGACGATGTATGGCGGCGATGGGCGCACGACATTCGCGGTGCCTGATCTTGATCGCCAAACACGCCGCGGGGATGACGACCGGCCGCGCCGTCGCGCTCAGCCGATCACCTGCATCGCGACGCAAGGGATTTTCCCCTCGCGCAGCTAG
- a CDS encoding SufE family protein, with amino-acid sequence MSLPALSDIQDEYEFLDSEDRYRLLIDLGRKLEPMPDALKTDATKVRGCSASVWVYPTQDGDKLHFLADSNAAITKGVVALVLAAVQNKPAADVAQTDITAALEPFDLTNELSSNRTQGVPNMIALVRETAERLK; translated from the coding sequence ATGTCTCTACCCGCACTTTCCGACATCCAGGACGAATATGAGTTTCTCGACAGCGAGGATCGGTATCGCCTGCTGATCGATCTCGGTCGCAAGCTCGAGCCGATGCCCGATGCGTTGAAAACCGACGCCACCAAGGTGCGCGGCTGCTCGGCGAGCGTCTGGGTCTATCCGACACAGGATGGCGACAAGCTCCACTTCCTCGCCGACAGCAACGCCGCCATCACCAAGGGCGTGGTCGCATTGGTCCTCGCAGCCGTGCAGAACAAGCCGGCGGCCGATGTCGCACAAACCGACATCACCGCCGCGCTCGAACCTTTCGACCTTACCAACGAACTTTCCTCGAACCGCACCCAGGGCGTACCCAACATGATTGCGCTGGTGCGAGAGACGGCCGAGCGGCTCAAGTGA